A single Chryseobacterium sp. DNA region contains:
- a CDS encoding ecotin codes for MRNQKLTDLSKKVTEGKVKSLSTEEVNTISGGKGSIDLEVSTCNGDNGCWGFSAPACGAKNSCWSY; via the coding sequence ATGAGAAATCAAAAATTAACTGATCTATCTAAAAAGGTAACAGAAGGAAAAGTAAAGTCATTATCAACTGAAGAAGTGAACACTATTTCAGGAGGAAAAGGTTCAATTGATCTAGAAGTATCAACTTGCAACGGTGATAATGGATGTTGGGGATTCAGTGCACCGGCATGTGGAGCTAAAAATAGCTGCTGGTCTTACTAG
- a CDS encoding radical SAM protein — protein sequence MQFKLSKYKIIVADEDILGDSAILYSTRTGISIEMPKKTLDSVLALDLKNIPAQILAQIIQMEIYVPSDEVEMTEILTSNKLGVTDIDSGTLTYVIQPSGNCQLGCHYCGQLHTKKSMSQEILDLSYERVKNKLQEQKETIRRMHITWYGGEPLTGLSALSQLSTKLIDLARSNNLEYTSNIITNALNLKYSLFEKLVREFRITEYQITVDGLSEFHDKRRMLKNGEKSFDIIMNNIETIVASQLYQDKRALINFRCNVDSENKDNVLALIDYLHDKGILKYVSFYIAAIHDWGDNKATIKGISKQEFADFEIDVYLKLHEYGCLKHTVVVPERVRKPCMVVSKTSEVFDAFGNVSTCWEVPYTPYYDDSKYYSGNLLKSKDIDTTNAHMRNWFDEIPTNDSWCKDCTFLPLCGGACPKDWAEGTPACPSFKFNIEDRLLLQRYINNN from the coding sequence ATGCAATTTAAATTATCAAAATATAAAATAATAGTAGCTGACGAAGACATTCTTGGTGACAGCGCGATATTATACTCTACCCGTACAGGGATTTCCATAGAAATGCCCAAGAAGACATTGGATTCTGTTCTGGCATTAGATCTGAAAAATATCCCGGCTCAAATCCTGGCACAGATTATTCAAATGGAAATCTACGTACCGTCTGATGAAGTAGAGATGACAGAAATATTAACGTCCAATAAACTGGGGGTAACAGATATTGACTCCGGGACTTTAACGTATGTTATTCAACCTTCAGGCAACTGCCAGCTGGGCTGCCACTATTGCGGCCAGCTGCACACGAAGAAAAGTATGTCTCAGGAGATCCTTGATTTATCCTATGAAAGGGTGAAGAACAAATTACAGGAACAAAAAGAGACGATAAGAAGGATGCATATCACATGGTATGGAGGAGAGCCTTTAACAGGATTGTCCGCTTTATCACAGCTATCGACAAAGCTCATAGATCTGGCCCGGTCCAATAATTTAGAATACACTTCCAATATCATCACGAATGCTTTAAACTTAAAGTATTCTCTATTTGAAAAACTGGTCAGAGAATTCAGGATCACAGAATACCAGATCACAGTGGACGGATTGAGTGAATTCCACGACAAAAGAAGAATGCTGAAAAACGGTGAAAAAAGTTTCGATATCATCATGAATAATATTGAAACCATTGTTGCTTCTCAGTTGTATCAGGATAAAAGAGCCTTAATTAATTTCAGATGTAACGTAGATTCGGAAAATAAAGATAATGTACTTGCATTGATAGATTATCTGCATGATAAAGGCATCCTTAAGTATGTGAGCTTCTACATTGCTGCCATTCATGACTGGGGTGATAACAAAGCGACCATCAAAGGGATCTCCAAGCAGGAGTTTGCTGATTTTGAAATAGATGTTTATTTAAAACTGCATGAATACGGATGTCTGAAACATACGGTAGTAGTGCCGGAAAGGGTAAGAAAACCTTGTATGGTGGTAAGTAAAACATCTGAAGTATTCGATGCCTTTGGAAACGTATCCACCTGTTGGGAAGTCCCTTATACTCCTTATTATGATGATTCCAAATATTACTCAGGTAATCTTTTAAAATCTAAAGATATAGATACCACCAATGCCCATATGCGTAATTGGTTTGATGAAATTCCTACGAATGATTCATGGTGCAAAGACTGTACATTCCTGCCATTATGCGGCGGTGCATGTCCTAAAGACTGGGCTGAAGGAACTCCGGCATGTCCGTCATTTAAATTTAATATCGAGGATCGTTTACTATTACAGAGATATATTAATAACAATTGA
- a CDS encoding peptidase domain-containing ABC transporter: MLIDNFPYYPQVEHSDCGAACLKIILKYYGKNCDISYLRELTQVTRAGISLNDIIKASKVLHFKTNPVMADIVGLKDAITLPAIVHWEQDHFVVLYKIKNNKYYISDPNFGKLSLHENEFLKLWSDNNNEGIAIELEPTPAFSEQNLPYKRNNFEGIREYILNSVKDQKNKIFWLSFLICLSTIISFVFPKTIQNLFDNSIKVSDQNQLFIIFGFQLLLFFSQTIVNLIQNFIGVHFSTQVSIKILSNLLNKIVKLPIYFFENRLYTDILQKIEDQSKIEQLLTKQLITAVFSVFLFVALSCRLFLYNVYLGSCFVFLIIFTIFWMFFFYNRRKIIDYYSFKLTSENRNNLTEMITGMVSIKISNAQSSRLQKWHTLQNKIYSLKVRSLILESYQNYTTSFIKQLFSITLTFVCAYWVMNKKITVGEMMSIGYIMGLISLPIENIIVFLRSLQDSKLVYNRTQEIYKSKDETESHHLRDLPISNSDIILSNISYKYFGGSQPLVLKNITAKIPKGKVTAIVGSSGSGKTTLLKLLLGFYPTTEGKITIDGYGINSLDKDWWRSQCGVVMQDNNIFSGSIAENISMDTEWDLEKLIYATKIAQIFDFIENLPLGFETKIGNTGVDLSGGQKQRIMIARAVYKDPQIIFFDEATSSLDSTNESLIMANLQRFFKGKTVLIIAHRLSTVKNADQIIVLDNGRIIETGPHQQLVSNRKNYYELVKNQLELGVN, translated from the coding sequence ATGCTTATAGACAATTTTCCATATTATCCTCAGGTAGAGCACAGTGATTGTGGTGCTGCATGTTTAAAGATTATTTTAAAATATTATGGTAAAAATTGTGATATATCTTATTTAAGAGAACTTACACAAGTTACCCGTGCCGGTATCTCTCTTAATGATATTATTAAAGCATCGAAAGTATTGCACTTCAAAACCAATCCTGTGATGGCAGATATAGTAGGGTTAAAAGATGCTATTACCCTTCCTGCCATCGTACACTGGGAACAGGATCATTTTGTGGTTCTTTATAAAATCAAGAACAATAAATACTATATTTCTGACCCGAATTTTGGAAAGCTCAGCCTTCATGAAAATGAATTCCTAAAACTGTGGAGTGATAACAATAATGAAGGTATTGCTATTGAACTGGAGCCTACTCCGGCTTTTTCCGAACAGAATCTGCCCTATAAAAGAAACAATTTTGAAGGGATACGGGAATATATTCTTAATTCTGTAAAAGATCAGAAGAACAAGATTTTTTGGTTAAGCTTTCTCATTTGCTTAAGTACCATTATTTCCTTTGTATTCCCCAAAACCATTCAGAATTTATTTGATAATTCAATAAAGGTTTCAGATCAAAATCAGCTGTTTATCATTTTTGGCTTTCAGTTGCTTTTATTTTTCAGTCAAACCATTGTAAATCTGATTCAGAATTTTATCGGGGTCCATTTCAGTACCCAGGTGAGTATAAAAATACTTTCCAATTTATTGAATAAGATTGTCAAACTTCCTATTTATTTTTTTGAAAACCGTCTTTACACAGATATTCTGCAGAAAATAGAAGATCAGTCAAAGATAGAGCAGCTGCTCACCAAGCAGTTAATTACCGCAGTTTTCTCTGTGTTTCTGTTTGTTGCTTTATCGTGCAGGCTATTCCTGTATAATGTTTACCTGGGTTCATGTTTTGTCTTTTTAATCATTTTTACCATATTCTGGATGTTTTTCTTCTACAACAGACGAAAAATCATTGATTATTATTCATTCAAACTCACCTCTGAGAACAGAAATAACCTGACGGAGATGATTACGGGGATGGTTTCCATCAAAATAAGCAATGCCCAGTCGAGCAGACTTCAGAAATGGCACACGTTACAGAATAAAATATACAGCCTCAAGGTAAGAAGCCTTATCCTGGAAAGCTACCAAAACTACACCACTTCATTTATCAAACAATTATTCAGTATAACGTTAACTTTTGTGTGTGCTTACTGGGTGATGAATAAAAAGATTACGGTCGGGGAAATGATGAGTATCGGCTATATTATGGGATTAATTTCCTTACCTATAGAAAATATAATCGTTTTTTTACGTTCTTTGCAGGATTCCAAACTTGTTTACAACCGTACCCAGGAAATCTACAAATCTAAAGATGAGACAGAATCCCATCATTTACGGGACCTTCCCATTTCGAACAGTGATATTATCCTTTCCAATATCTCCTATAAGTATTTCGGAGGATCACAGCCTTTGGTGTTGAAAAACATCACGGCAAAAATCCCCAAAGGAAAGGTGACCGCCATTGTAGGGTCCAGCGGAAGTGGAAAAACAACGTTGTTAAAGCTATTGCTTGGCTTCTACCCTACCACTGAGGGAAAAATCACGATCGATGGGTATGGAATCAACAGTCTCGACAAAGATTGGTGGCGCTCGCAATGCGGAGTGGTGATGCAGGATAATAATATTTTCAGCGGTTCTATTGCCGAAAACATTTCGATGGATACGGAATGGGATCTGGAAAAGCTTATTTATGCCACAAAAATTGCGCAGATATTTGACTTTATCGAAAATCTTCCGCTGGGGTTTGAAACTAAAATCGGAAATACAGGAGTGGATTTGAGCGGCGGACAGAAACAAAGAATAATGATCGCCAGGGCCGTCTATAAAGATCCTCAGATTATATTCTTTGATGAAGCGACCAGCAGCCTGGATTCAACGAATGAAAGCTTGATCATGGCTAATCTGCAACGGTTTTTTAAAGGTAAAACCGTGCTTATTATCGCTCACAGACTTTCTACAGTAAAAAATGCGGATCAGATCATTGTGCTTGACAACGGCAGGATTATAGAAACCGGTCCCCATCAGCAGTTGGTAAGCAACAGAAAAAATTATTATGAATTAGTAAAAAACCAGCTAGAGCTGGGAGTAAACTAA
- a CDS encoding GLPGLI family protein translates to MQKLLTLVAAFVLLNLSAQTNRFIYTLEYRADPSQDYRQELMVLDINKKNVKFYDKKFLEYDSLNVAAKKTNGLKSRTSTSTDQLIVRAVNSNTNFWYRDFFDYFVVKTENQLNWKLSPETMVYNEYKLQKAECDFGGRHWTAWFSNDVQIPEGPYKFRGLPGLIFIIQDQDSDFVYKLVKNTKLPDTYDTTDFLENHYDKKPIPISLEKYNKYIIDIYNNPTRVFLNNVKDGKQVNFGKDNVQSLEELNKKKMMMQKMIKERYIPVEKNNAPKF, encoded by the coding sequence ATGCAAAAATTATTAACCTTAGTGGCCGCTTTTGTTCTGTTAAATCTATCTGCCCAGACCAATCGGTTTATCTACACCCTGGAATATAGGGCAGATCCTTCACAGGACTACAGGCAAGAACTCATGGTTCTGGATATTAATAAGAAAAATGTAAAATTCTATGATAAAAAATTTCTGGAATATGATTCTCTCAATGTAGCGGCAAAGAAGACGAATGGTTTAAAATCAAGGACCAGTACCTCAACGGATCAGCTGATTGTACGGGCTGTCAATTCAAATACCAATTTCTGGTACCGTGACTTCTTCGATTATTTCGTCGTTAAAACCGAAAATCAGCTGAACTGGAAACTTTCTCCGGAAACGATGGTCTATAATGAGTATAAACTTCAAAAAGCAGAATGTGATTTTGGCGGCCGCCATTGGACAGCATGGTTTTCTAATGACGTACAAATTCCTGAGGGACCATACAAATTCAGAGGCCTGCCGGGTTTAATATTCATTATTCAGGATCAGGACAGTGACTTTGTCTATAAACTGGTTAAAAATACCAAACTTCCGGATACCTATGATACCACAGATTTCTTGGAAAATCATTATGATAAAAAACCGATTCCTATTTCACTGGAAAAGTATAACAAGTATATCATCGATATTTATAATAATCCGACAAGGGTCTTTTTGAATAATGTCAAAGATGGTAAACAGGTCAATTTTGGAAAAGACAATGTGCAGTCATTAGAAGAGCTCAACAAGAAAAAAATGATGATGCAGAAAATGATTAAAGAACGGTACATTCCTGTTGAAAAAAATAATGCACCCAAATTCTAA